The DNA window GGAACTTTAACTTGCCTGCACTCATTTTGCGTAATGATTTCAATTATTTCGTAATTAGTGCAGACAGGCAGCAGCAGTCAGCCAGGCAGGTTCTTTCAGGACCTTCCCCACCTGGCCACCTCCCCTCCTGGTCACCTGGCCAACTACCCACCTGTCAAATGTCCATGGCGGGAGCAGGCACCACAATGCGGCATCCGATTCGAAGGCAACGAAAAGTGCACTTGGCCGCAATTTGCAAAAAGTCTTTACAAAGTCGAAGTTTTCCAGGGCGGTGGACACTCATCTTTTGTGTCCTGGCCAAGTCCATTGAATGGGGCACCCCCGGCGGTGTCAACAACTTCGCCATGAGTTTGTTTGACGCCGGGAGCTTCAGGTACTCTTGCCCACCTACTTATTTTTTCCCAGCACTCCATGTTTCCGTTCCGTGATGTTAACGCGTTTTTACGAGCTGTCTCACCTGCAGCGCTTTAATGAATAGCGTTCGGGTTTATAAACACCTCGATGCGCCTGTCCACAAGCCACTGCAGTTAAGCTCAAAGGCAGCGGCACACTGATGAAAATGTGACTGGCAGTAATCGATAGGGTATTTACTATCaacaaatttaagaaaataaaaaataaatatatatatttttaaatgtttcttttattatcattatttggGGTTAATGTTTTGAATGCTAACCTTTGCCCTTTTAATGCGCTCTAATCAAGTTGAAAATAACCGCATTTATTCTGGTGTATGAGCGTGTAGTTGGGGCTTAGTGAAAGCCATGGCCATAAGCCCTTAATCATTTGAAGCAATTTGCACACTCTCaatgcaattcaattaaaagttacccacacacactcgagGGCTCGAAGACCCTAATGCGGGCCACCGATAGATACTCGGGCCACACTCATTTCTCGTTTAATACTTTTAATACCTTTTGAATTGCTTGCCCGAAGTTGGGTGCTCCGTGCGGCTGAAGGAGCCTTCAAAAATTGATGCCCAAGCAAACAGAGCTGGATTTTGGTCGTGCTGCCGCCTGCCGAATGCCCCCGCCCCGCCTTCATGTGGCATATTAACTGCCCCGCCCCTGGGAGTCCCCCGAACGTTTGCCGGAGTGCCACTCGATATTTATTCGATTTATGGAATTTTCGGgcaaaagaattttttaataaaacgaaTTTTATTGGCATTATCCTGCAGCTATTGCCATTGCTGTGTGCCAGGGAGGAAATTAATAATGCTACTAGGCTAATAAAGGCCCGAGCACACAGGCACGCACCTCAGCCACACACATGGGTGTGCGCATTATATTCATATGTCGATGATGTGACACATTTGGGCTTTCTCCAGAACCACTTGCCGTTCGCaagaaattgaaaagtttCCCGAGTGGCtctattattatttgcttGGCCTGACTGCTCAAGTTGACGCTATTTAATTTGTCATTATCCCGAACTTTGCTGGCAGCCGAAATTTCCACTCCCCTTCCACTTTCCAGACTGATTTCGTAATTCCTTTCTCCTTTTATTATGACGCTGCCGCAGGACATTTCCTACGGGGCCAACAGGAAATTAAAAGTGTTGGTAAATATTATCATACCATGGCGTGCTTGGTTGTGTTCGACACCACAGTGAGTTTCGTTCTTGTGGAATTTTTGGCTCTGGCAAAACTATAAAACATTTTGAGATTGGGGGGATAAAcataagaaaataaagaaaattattaaagtactttaaaataacaaaacctGAATTATGTTTGAATGAAAGTGttggtaaatataaaaagtgttgGTAAGTATTAAAATATccatttggtttttaaatattcagcTAGTGGTTGTAAGATTTTTGTTTGGgcaatactttaaaatattttgagattGTCTAACAAGATAGAAAAgtctatacaaaaaataaaccattaaaaaaagaaaatactatacaaataataacatttattagcttattttaaaatgtttaattgggATTTCGAATCgctttaaaatgaatttaaggAAAATCCATTACCTATGCCAAATTTATGTAAACATTGTGGGCGATGGCTCCGTGTGtatcttttattaatttcggaaaaaaaaaatccaaatgaATTTGTATGAGTTGAAATCTTGACATTTTGGTTCGCACTTAAAAGACTTTGAAGTGGCAACTGTGGTCTCGGCCCATTGACTGATAGCTCTTGAATTGCACACCTGACTTTCGGCTCTTGAACGCCCACCAGGCACTCAGCACTCCATTTTCCATCTGCAGAGAGCCGCCGTTAATAAGCTTACTTGCAGCCAGAGACAGCTAGGGGAAAAAGTGGAGGGGGCTGGGAggctgggtggctgggcgGGATGTGAAGTACCGAAATGTATAACACGAATTCCGATCCCCCGTGCCGAGCCCCTGGGCCTGGGTCCCCTGCATGATGTATcgattttttgttgctgctgcttctgggCCATTTGTCGGCTTTGGCCTGTTCCGGCGTTGATAATGCCAATGCGTAATCCATCTCCTATGCGGCCCACCCAGCGAGCGAAGCACCCACCCACCGACCCACCGGACACACCCACCTTGGGGCGTGAGTGTGCACTTGAACTTTGACATTTCAGTGCGCTGACATTTCGCCCAGCTGCAAACAATACAGACGTGCGTGCGGTCGGCACTGGACCGGAAAGTTAGTCAATTTAGAGTTGAGTACCGAAAACCACCGATGACCATAGAGCACAGGCCATGGACCACAGAACCCCAAAAAATACACCGCACATGTCCCTTAGACATGAATAAAATATCGAATGCAGGCGTGTGCTTTTGataaaacacaattttaataactttgacATCAAGTACACATCGAGAAGTTGCATAAACACACGTACACACAAACGTTCAACTTACAAATACATATCGAGATAGACGTATGAGGGCATGCATATAGTGCACACCGAAGCGTATTAGGTTTCAACTGCAGCATTGACTTAATGGCCCTTTCGCTCAGAGCCACATTTATTcatgtgtatatatagttgTTGCTCTTGTTGTGGTTGTAGGTTTCCTGTTGGTTTACTATTTGCTAAAACTGTAAGTCCGTTTATTTACaagaaaacttttcaaaaattgaaCCATAAATATACTATGCTATATGTGTATACGCTACACCACTAGGTATGAATGCATATCATGTATCATGGCTGAAACTTTTTGTTGCGGTCTCCTGGCTCTCCAGGGGGTGGGGAGTGGGAAGCAACAAAAGTTGAACTTTCGGCTTTGGGTTTTGCTAATTTTGCAGAATTAAGTTGGTTGCACTTGCCTAATTAGCCGTGACGTCGGTGGCTTACCCCTATGGTGTTGCGCAACGTTTTACGGATGCCAGTGTCGTCATGTAAATTcgttaattttgttttctgatATTGACTTCCATGTAAATGTGCTTATGCCAGTGAAATAATTGAGCATTCCTCAGCTTAGGCTACTAAACGAAACACTTTTGACTAACACAGAGTATGAAAGCGTAAGAAGTTCTTTGGACCCGGCCTCCAACCGATCACCTTTTTCGATCTCCGATCACCAATCTCTCCACTCACTTAGGGTTCTAGGGTTTCTCTAAACGTACTACGCTCGGATTTCTTTAAGACACAGGGAAGactttagaaatatttatcaattaCATACGCATAACTTACATCTAGTGAGTATTGGCTAGCTTAATTCCAAGGTTCCATTACTCGATTGGTTTGGgttacaaattttatattgtttttcgGGTTTTGTCTTTTCGGGGCACGTTTGTGTGGTGAGGAattttagttagttagttacAGCTAGTTAGGATTGTCACTGCTAAAACATCGTCTATACTGGCTAGTTACGCCCTATACCAATGCCAATTCCGTAGCTTATTGCATTCGAGTGAGTTCCGACCTTTGCCTGACCTTAATTACAGATACTGGTCCTCGTTATCCTTAAgttgaaatcaaattttcGCACTGCGCGCTCGGGCAGCAGCCTTTCGGCCGAAGAGAATCCTCTTGAAGGCTCTTCGAAACTCTGGGTTGAAGATGGTGTAGATTACCTGGTAAGAAGACAGAGGTTTGTTGGAGAGAAATGTGTTTTTCAGAGCTTTTGCTTAGTAAAATGTGTGACTTTTAGGGGTTTTCAATTCATTTACAATGATTCttatccaaaataaataattaaatttaaggaGAATAGCAAAAATAAAGGGAGTGTTCATTTTCAAGGCAGTACTTTATGTTTCTAGTTATTATTTgactataaataataattatttttaaaatggaagGTGCAAGCCTTAAAAGTGCAAGTAAAAGTTTGCTGTTGCCTAGTTCTCAGGTAAAGATATAACCTGAATACTTAATATAACTAAAAGGATAAGGCCAGCGCAGGACCTAATTTACATACCGGATTCAGGGTCGAGTTGAAGTAGCCCAGCCAGAGGAAGAGCGAGGCAACCGCCGTGTGGATCTCGCACTCCTTGCACAGGCTCATTGTGAGGGCCATCACGAAGAAGGGCAGCCAGCAGATGACGAAGGCGCCGGTGATGATGGCCAGCGTCTGGGCGGCCTTCCTCTCCCGCTTGGCTTCCAGGAGCTGTCGCCTCTTGGCCAGCTTCTGGTGCGGATTGGCAATGCTGGCCAGCACTCCCCCCAGGCCCACTCCGGCATTCTTTCCGGGACTGCTGCCCTCCGTTCCGGCTGCCTCCCCGCCAGCTCCACCTCCGGGTCCTCCTCCACCTGCGCCTAGCTTTTCCGAGGGCGAGGTCGTCGTCAGGCAGCCAGCACCACCCATGGCGATGGACTGGGCCAGCGGCGTTATGGCGTTCAGATGCGAGGCTATCAGATGGTGCTGCGTGGCATGGGCCACCTGCTGCGACAACGTGATGATTTCATTCGCGTTGCTGGTGCGGTACTAAGGGGTTAAGCGGGAGGGTTAAGGGTTAATCTCGCGATAACAAAAGGGCCAGCCAGGAGCAAAGTACTATGTCTATACAGGCGGGCTCCTATAAGTGAATTTTCGGAACTTATGAAAAAGAAGGAAAGTATCTTTTTTTCAActcgaaataatttttaaaaaaattttaaatatataaaatgttctaTAGTCGCagataattaattttgaaaattaaagtttttaaattcctTTCATGGAAGTGCGTTCTTCTATTGGTTAGGAAAAGATATTTATTCAGCAATTTGAACtgtaaaaaaaagtaacaaaTCTTATAACTGTTTGCTAATTTTTTctatcaaattttatttgaaaaaatactttctaaaataaaattaatatcttGAGTCATCTATAAAAAGTGTCAAGATCAATTTAATATCGTAATTGTGAGTTAATCCCTACAGTTAATAAGTGTttgcatttttgaaaatgccGCAGTATTAAAGTAAGGCTCaataagaatattatttcttttcagCTTTTATTGTACAGGTATAATTCTCCCACAAATCCCTGCACTCAGCGAATCTCCACTGTACGACCTAATTACTCGGTGAGACAATGGGCGTACTTACGTCCTCCGCGTCGCTGGAGACGGTGGTGAGCTCGGTGCCCGCGTGGCTTTTGTTGTCGTAGTTGCTGGTGCTGAACTCGGTCTCCTCGCGCGTGATGGCCAGACTGGCAAAGTCCACGGCTATTGCGGCCATCGATCTGGCCACCGCCCCCTCCGATCCCGCCACGATGTTGGCCGTGTTCGTGTTGCGGCCAAAACATATGCGCATCCGCTTGCGCGGCCGCCGCTGCAGCTGCGAGTCCGCCTCCCCGCCCCCCGGGGTCCGCTCGCCCGCCTCCAAGCGCTTCCGCTCCGCCCGCCGCTTGCCGCGCTCCTTCTTCAGCTCCCGCACCGTGGAATCGCACTGTGGGATTAtcgataaaaataaatacgtgCGGAGAGATAGTACTGGACTTGTTTGTGGGCAACACTTGTTTACGAACTTGATGAAAACTGTTCGGGGAAGCACATTTGGCTTGTGTCTTGTCaacgaaacgaaaacaaatcaaatgcaTTATGTGAATTTCACGGCGTTCCTTTCGCATTAGGTGTTTCACTAACACGgtgcaaataaaatgtatataataaagtattaaagaataataattttaattaataatgaatttgaAAGAGGGATTTTacataaagtttttaattgttttgttttttttaattttttttaatatttcgaagaatttacatttattaaagaattaaaattttatttgttcaatatttttagataggtttcttatatataatttaatttttattatatttgaaaagttTTCTAATGTAAATTTCGCAATaactttgaattttattttaagtgataTTAGTTAAAGCTAATTTGGTTAAACGAAATCCTAGAGGAACAATTTAAGTAAACTTTCCAACTTGAAAATAAGTAATTGACCGTTGGCATTTTGCGAAACTTATTAATGCCATTAGATATTCAATTATGAACAGTGTAATTATCTGCCCCTAAACCGGGGCCGCACATTGGGGTGATCATAAATCTCGGTTGGCATTTGTTTGGCTTTCGCCGCAGCGGCTCCGAGTGCTCACTTGGGCATGCTAATGAGCAGCTGAGGACTTCCCCCGACCACCCACTACCACACCCCCGGCGCATTATTGTTTCTGTTAATGACACACTCATTATGGCAGGCAAGCAAATACACTTCTCGAACAGCAGCCTCAACATCCACTTAGCCAGCCCCGAAAAAATCTATATTGTTTGTGGCAAGTGGTAAAATAGAATGGCTCCGTGCAGCATCTTTATTTCGTGCCACTGGGCGTATGAGCTATTTCTCCACTCTTCCTCGGGGGCTGGCCAAGTGGACACTTGGCATTTATCACTTTTATCATGTGGGGCACTTAGCTCCAACTGAGATTGCCTCGTTATTGATTAACTTACGTCGGTCTCGGTTAGTGTGACATTGAATGACTTCTGGGCGCGTCGCTGGATGCGCTTCCTGGCAATTATGTAGATTTTCCAGTACAGGAACAGAATCACCAGCAGCGGCACGTAGAAAGTGCAGCAGGTGGCAAAAATCTAGGGGATTAAAGGGAGATTTTCATGAGTAAAGAGGATATAaattcaatatatttaaataattattattttataaaatagattttttattaagattcTATTTCGTGTCGTAATCGTTACTGTTGTTTATTAGATTATATATTTgtgaaactaaaaaatatttaataattttaatttgtagaAAGCGATTTGTAAGGATACAACCGCACAATCCTTTAACCTAATTCTTTAACActcatttttctaaaatatattcaataatatttgcacaaaaaaatacaattaagcGCTTATATAAATGGAATACTTGAAGTCAAGCATAATTTTTATAGTTCTGATAAACTATCTGACTTTTACaagattaaattaaaattcagtattttaaggacatgcattttttattttcttgtgtGTGCTTGCTTTTAATGCCTTAAAATAGATCCGCCCGGATTTCACAAAAGCCAGACTTCATTGAACCCCCCAAGGCAGGGATTCCTGCAGTCAGTATCGCTTACCTGATAGCCCACATCCTGCGACACCATGCAGTGCTGCTCCTCGATGCGCTTCATGTACTCCGGATCCTTCCAGCCGAACTGGGGGGCCAGGGAGACAATCAGGGCCGCAAACCAGACGCAGAAAATCATGAGGAAGACGCGCCGCGGCGTCCGCAGGTTGTTGTAGTCGATATTGGTCACCGTCCAATATCTGCAACGGAAGGAGGTCCAAATTGCCGTCCGTCGCACCGGAACACAGCTGGCTGACTGGCAGCACTCACCTGTCCGCCGCAATGGCCACCAGGTGCAGAATGGATGCTGTGCAGCAGAGGACGTCGCAAGATGTCCAAATGTCGCACAGTTCCGGTCCCAATATCCATCCATTACTTATCTGAGCCGGGCAATTTTCCGGGCGGTGATGGGGGTGGCGTTGGTTGTGGGTGAAAGcaaagaaaggaaagaaagGAGTGACATTTAGCAACACATTGTTTGCCAGTGATGATGCAATTGAAACAATTAGTCGCCCCGCAAACGAGGCTGCCCCGGGCTAGAGCCAACTCTTTGGCGCCTAATTTCATTTGCCAGCATTCCTGCTCAAGTTTCCATTAGGGTAATCGAGTTGCCCCGG is part of the Drosophila biarmipes strain raj3 chromosome 2R, RU_DBia_V1.1, whole genome shotgun sequence genome and encodes:
- the LOC108030373 gene encoding 5-hydroxytryptamine receptor 2B, whose product is MLKTVTTAMAAADDDVPASILEIELPAILLNESLFIELNGNLTQLVDTTSNLSQIAWNRTANGNGNGNGNSNIFDLDEQQRAAVEFWLLVKMIAMAVVLGLMILVTIIGNVFVIAAIILERNLQNVANYLVASLAVADLFVACLVMPLGAVYEISNGWILGPELCDIWTSCDVLCCTASILHLVAIAADRYWTVTNIDYNNLRTPRRVFLMIFCVWFAALIVSLAPQFGWKDPEYMKRIEEQHCMVSQDVGYQIFATCCTFYVPLLVILFLYWKIYIIARKRIQRRAQKSFNVTLTETDCDSTVRELKKERGKRRAERKRLEAGERTPGGGEADSQLQRRPRKRMRICFGRNTNTANIVAGSEGAVARSMAAIAVDFASLAITREETEFSTSNYDNKSHAGTELTTVSSDAEDYRTSNANEIITLSQQVAHATQHHLIASHLNAITPLAQSIAMGGAGCLTTTSPSEKLGAGGGGPGGGAGGEAAGTEGSSPGKNAGVGLGGVLASIANPHQKLAKRRQLLEAKRERKAAQTLAIITGAFVICWLPFFVMALTMSLCKECEIHTAVASLFLWLGYFNSTLNPVIYTIFNPEFRRAFKRILFGRKAAARARSAKI